Proteins encoded in a region of the Acidobacteriota bacterium genome:
- a CDS encoding nucleoside deaminase, with protein sequence MREALALADEAAAAGEVPVGAVVVLGDEVIGRGRNQPIASSDPTAHAEIVAMRDAARRTGNYRLPGAALYVTVEPCLMCVGAMAHARIATVIYGAPEPRSGALESTGRAHEHPSLHHRMVVISGVLAAESRERLQQFFAARRPPRNP encoded by the coding sequence ATGCGAGAGGCGCTCGCGCTCGCCGACGAGGCGGCCGCCGCCGGTGAAGTCCCCGTCGGCGCCGTCGTCGTGCTCGGCGACGAGGTCATCGGGCGCGGGCGGAATCAGCCGATCGCGTCGTCGGATCCGACGGCGCACGCGGAGATCGTCGCGATGCGCGACGCGGCGCGGCGCACCGGCAACTACCGGCTGCCCGGCGCCGCGCTCTACGTCACGGTCGAGCCGTGTCTCATGTGCGTCGGGGCCATGGCGCACGCCCGCATCGCGACCGTGATCTACGGAGCCCCGGAGCCGAGGAGCGGCGCCCTCGAGTCGACCGGCCGCGCGCACGAACACCCGTCGCTCCACCATCGCATGGTCGTCATCTCGGGCGTGCTCGCCGCCGAGTCCCGGGAGCGCCTGCAACAGTTCTTCGCCGCCCGTCGCCCCCCGCGCAATCCTTGA
- a CDS encoding S8 family serine peptidase: MIVAAPRIVLGAGVIVAAFVLLGARPDAQRTGPRDQSAGTAAARAIARERIDALVGASQRGTRYLPGQVLIKFKSGTTLVRQQRALSVLRSRPSALGLRRVGDAAVVDDPLEPDAEAAARRLAGQPDVEYAQPNYIRRVPAIVSDQYRAMTIDAAPARQPQDPDFPVLQWNLSLIGMPGAWAINPGGSGVTVAVVDTGFTAAPRTTTAPLWTGQRFESVALRYAPTPDLSLARIVDARDFVAFDAAGGAIADTEGHGTHVASTIAEESNDLGPLGVAYAARLMPLKACYSYWDLMLDRARRGITGFIPPTAGGCPDDVVAEAIRYAADHGASVINLSLGGPEPSPVQREAIAYAVERGAFVAVAAGNAFDQGNPIEYPAAYAPQMSGVMSVGAIGKSQTRSYYSSTRNIEIVAPGGNDRDGGGADKGYIWQSTLYPPDQDPSVTTVPRFDRYVVVGYEGTSMAAPHVAGVAALLMSQGALRDPRAVEAAIKATVRDLGAPGVDGEFGFGLIQARLAIFGSGVRR, from the coding sequence ATGATCGTCGCGGCTCCGCGCATCGTGCTCGGCGCCGGCGTCATCGTGGCGGCGTTCGTGCTGCTGGGCGCGCGGCCCGACGCTCAGCGCACCGGCCCGCGCGATCAATCGGCCGGCACGGCGGCCGCGCGGGCCATCGCGCGCGAACGCATCGACGCGCTGGTGGGCGCTTCCCAGCGCGGCACGCGCTACCTGCCGGGCCAGGTCCTGATCAAGTTCAAGTCCGGCACGACGCTCGTGCGGCAGCAGCGCGCGCTGTCCGTGCTGCGCAGCCGGCCGTCCGCCCTCGGCCTGCGGCGCGTCGGCGACGCCGCGGTCGTCGACGATCCGCTCGAGCCGGACGCCGAGGCGGCTGCCCGTCGCCTGGCGGGGCAGCCGGACGTGGAGTACGCGCAGCCGAACTACATACGCCGCGTGCCGGCGATCGTGTCGGATCAGTACCGCGCGATGACGATCGACGCGGCGCCGGCGCGGCAGCCCCAGGATCCCGATTTCCCCGTCCTGCAGTGGAACCTCTCGCTCATCGGCATGCCGGGAGCGTGGGCGATCAACCCCGGCGGCAGCGGCGTGACGGTCGCGGTCGTCGACACCGGCTTCACGGCGGCACCGCGCACGACGACGGCGCCGTTGTGGACGGGGCAGCGATTCGAGAGCGTGGCGCTGCGCTACGCGCCGACGCCCGATCTCTCGCTGGCGCGGATCGTCGACGCGCGCGACTTCGTCGCCTTCGACGCGGCCGGCGGGGCGATTGCGGACACGGAAGGCCACGGCACGCACGTCGCATCGACGATCGCGGAGGAGTCAAACGATCTCGGTCCCCTCGGTGTCGCGTACGCCGCGCGCCTGATGCCGTTGAAGGCCTGCTACAGCTACTGGGATCTCATGCTCGACCGCGCGCGGCGCGGCATCACCGGCTTCATCCCGCCGACGGCCGGCGGATGCCCGGACGACGTCGTGGCGGAAGCGATCCGGTACGCGGCGGACCACGGTGCGTCCGTGATCAACCTGAGCCTCGGCGGGCCCGAGCCGTCACCCGTGCAGCGGGAGGCCATCGCGTACGCCGTCGAGCGCGGCGCGTTCGTCGCCGTCGCGGCCGGCAACGCGTTCGACCAAGGCAACCCGATCGAGTATCCGGCGGCCTACGCTCCGCAGATGAGCGGCGTGATGTCGGTGGGCGCCATCGGCAAGTCGCAGACGCGCTCGTACTACTCGTCGACGCGCAACATCGAGATCGTGGCGCCCGGCGGCAACGATCGCGACGGCGGCGGCGCCGACAAGGGCTACATCTGGCAGAGCACGTTGTACCCGCCCGACCAGGATCCTTCCGTGACGACCGTGCCGCGCTTCGATCGGTACGTGGTCGTCGGCTACGAGGGGACGTCGATGGCGGCGCCGCACGTGGCGGGCGTGGCGGCGCTGCTCATGTCGCAGGGCGCCCTGCGGGACCCGCGCGCCGTCGAGGCGGCAATCAAGGCCACCGTCCGCGATCTCGGCGCGCCGGGCGTGGACGGCGAGTTCGGCTTCGGGCTGATCCAGGCGCGGCTGGCGATCTTCGGATCGGGCGTCCGCCGATGA
- a CDS encoding DUF2029 domain-containing protein, whose amino-acid sequence MISDATLERVLRSRPAVLLTGDLVRACVVAALLVAIAAGVLYNAALARFMVDDLHMNDFGKFYHSAHAFLAGADMYGSSAATAVTIAPDVTREFWNMNPPHFHLLVLPLAGLEPVPALVAWAVLSSVAMLTTLWIVVREMKTSLTLAGVLWAAAGIAICSATGMLVVTGQVTWVLALPVTLAWRAARRGAWRSFGAWMGACASVKPFLGVFLLYALLRRRGALSMIVSGTVCVGAGLAIFGTGPYAAWMRVVNAVDWTWAPMNASIAGGLARNLSASPMFVPWTDAPVLVRVLTIVVAVVFAAGSAWWFARDTSPGAVDRACLGLLLTAMIASPLGWFYYVWLIVGPAALLCRTLGDRPSRLRTACLLIALPGLVLPLPLVGLRHDPIGALTLGSIYGWSALALWLAVVLDARTQPVAAAVAWRASHR is encoded by the coding sequence GTGATCTCCGACGCCACGCTCGAGCGCGTTCTCCGTTCGCGGCCGGCGGTCCTGCTGACCGGCGATCTCGTGCGCGCCTGCGTGGTGGCGGCGCTCCTCGTGGCCATCGCGGCGGGCGTGCTGTACAACGCCGCGCTCGCCAGGTTCATGGTCGACGACCTCCACATGAACGATTTCGGCAAGTTCTACCACTCGGCGCACGCGTTCCTCGCCGGCGCCGACATGTACGGATCGAGCGCCGCGACGGCCGTCACGATCGCGCCGGACGTGACACGAGAGTTCTGGAACATGAACCCGCCGCACTTCCACCTGCTCGTCCTGCCGCTGGCCGGGCTCGAGCCCGTGCCGGCGCTCGTCGCGTGGGCCGTGCTCAGCAGCGTCGCGATGCTGACGACGCTGTGGATCGTCGTTCGCGAGATGAAGACATCGCTCACGCTCGCGGGCGTGCTCTGGGCCGCCGCCGGCATCGCGATCTGCTCGGCGACCGGCATGCTGGTCGTCACCGGCCAGGTCACGTGGGTGCTGGCGCTGCCGGTCACGCTGGCCTGGCGCGCGGCCCGCCGCGGCGCGTGGCGATCGTTCGGCGCGTGGATGGGAGCCTGCGCCAGCGTCAAGCCGTTCCTCGGCGTGTTCCTCCTCTACGCGCTGCTCCGCCGGCGCGGCGCGCTGTCGATGATCGTTTCCGGCACCGTGTGCGTCGGCGCAGGATTGGCCATCTTCGGCACCGGTCCGTACGCCGCATGGATGCGCGTCGTCAACGCCGTGGACTGGACGTGGGCGCCGATGAACGCGTCGATCGCGGGAGGGCTCGCGCGCAACCTCTCGGCGAGCCCGATGTTCGTGCCCTGGACGGACGCCCCCGTCCTCGTCCGCGTGCTGACGATCGTCGTCGCCGTCGTCTTCGCCGCCGGATCGGCCTGGTGGTTCGCGCGGGATACGTCGCCGGGCGCCGTCGATCGCGCGTGCCTCGGCCTGCTGCTCACCGCGATGATCGCGTCGCCGCTCGGCTGGTTCTACTACGTCTGGCTGATCGTGGGACCGGCGGCGCTCTTGTGCCGCACGCTCGGGGACCGGCCATCCCGCCTGCGCACGGCGTGTCTGCTCATCGCGCTGCCCGGCCTCGTTCTGCCGCTGCCGCTCGTCGGCCTGCGCCACGATCCGATCGGGGCGCTCACGCTCGGCTCCATCTACGGCTGGTCGGCGCTCGCGTTGTGGTTGGCCGTGGTGCTCGACGCGCGAACGCAGCCCGTCGCCGCTGCTGTCGCGTGGAGGGCCTCGCACCGATGA
- a CDS encoding DUF362 domain-containing protein — MSVRISRRDLLRALPLALAWQGCRRAPYRRGDFVRPPGSAVALLAASGYDVDLADVIRRGLRELPIAVAGRRVLVKPNLVEYRDGAPVNTHPHVVAGAVDALFSAGASEIVVAEGPGHRRDVEYLLHASGLGRQLADLRVRFVDLNHDDVRVVPLRSRFMGLEALALPVEVLRADLVVSIPKLKTHHWAGMTAGLKNLFGTVPGAVYGWPKNFLHFHGIENAIVDLAATIRPGLTIVDGITAMEGDGPIMGQPRDLGVLAMGTDPVAVDATCARLIGFDPSKLPYLAIAGAFLGHADEARIAQRAERVDRFRTRFAVLPQFAPLMEARRG; from the coding sequence ATGAGCGTCAGGATCAGCCGGCGCGATCTGCTGCGTGCGCTTCCGCTCGCGCTGGCCTGGCAAGGCTGCCGCCGGGCGCCATATCGCCGCGGCGACTTCGTCCGCCCGCCCGGTTCCGCCGTCGCGCTCCTGGCGGCGAGCGGATATGACGTCGATCTCGCCGACGTCATCCGCCGCGGCCTTCGCGAGTTGCCGATCGCCGTCGCCGGCCGCCGCGTGCTCGTCAAGCCGAACCTCGTCGAGTACCGCGACGGCGCGCCGGTCAACACGCATCCGCACGTCGTCGCCGGCGCCGTCGACGCCCTGTTCTCGGCGGGCGCGTCCGAGATCGTCGTCGCAGAAGGGCCGGGCCATCGCCGCGACGTCGAGTACCTGCTCCACGCATCAGGGCTCGGCCGGCAGCTCGCCGACCTGCGCGTGCGGTTCGTCGATCTGAACCACGACGACGTGCGCGTGGTGCCGCTGCGAAGCCGGTTCATGGGTCTCGAGGCCCTCGCGCTGCCGGTCGAAGTGCTTCGCGCCGATCTCGTGGTGTCGATCCCGAAGCTCAAGACACACCACTGGGCGGGGATGACGGCCGGGCTCAAGAACCTCTTCGGCACGGTGCCGGGCGCCGTCTACGGGTGGCCGAAGAACTTCCTCCACTTCCACGGCATCGAGAACGCCATCGTCGATCTCGCCGCGACGATTCGGCCCGGCCTGACGATCGTGGACGGCATCACGGCGATGGAAGGCGACGGGCCGATCATGGGGCAGCCGAGGGATCTCGGCGTGCTCGCGATGGGAACCGATCCCGTCGCGGTCGATGCGACCTGCGCGCGGCTCATCGGCTTCGATCCGTCGAAGCTGCCGTACCTCGCGATCGCGGGCGCGTTCCTCGGTCATGCCGACGAGGCGCGGATCGCACAGCGGGCCGAGCGCGTCGATCGGTTCCGCACGCGGTTCGCCGTGCTGCCGCAGTTCGCGCCGTTGATGGAGGCGCGGCGCGGATGA
- a CDS encoding DUF2029 domain-containing protein, translated as MALPLIRTLRLDHGAARRHLWLLPVFVWGVVCWTTYVAEMSPQGHLDRSGHLKGHDFLHFYVLGEIGRARATTELYDFDAQARRTDRLVPEYPHRFLPVHAPQVAMFFAPLAGLPYLGALTVWLLASVVAYAASVAAMTRSLPALVRYRSTVAIAAAAAPAAYSLVASGQTSAFTLAWFTAAYFAARSRRSFLMGLCLGSLAYKPTFGVVLPAIWIAARDWRALAGAALAAAIQVAAAAAYFGPHVLVDYAINFRVVSRDLPLLEAQPWLMHTFSAFVALLGMPTTIARAITAFGAIVVAVATARIWTSTAPLSLRFSAVLLATVLLSPHLYAYDLVVLTPALLLTVAWALDRPSPDTPLLVAGYATYLLPAFDGLTRATHVQWSIVAMAAWLVMIWRRRHRDSVAHAGTAPAGRDDDASRAVRVGLHSVAHRGPLASAAAVVHPVRPLNQADMSDEPGSSEPGGSAAAGRRAAQSQSHEGAVMKSLLQRFVREEEGQDLIEYAFLAVFIALAVIVGIQAVASGLNTQFSNIGTQVSSS; from the coding sequence ATGGCGCTTCCGTTGATCCGGACGCTGCGCCTCGACCACGGCGCCGCGCGACGGCATCTCTGGCTGCTCCCGGTGTTCGTGTGGGGCGTCGTCTGCTGGACGACGTACGTCGCCGAGATGAGCCCGCAGGGACACCTCGACCGTTCGGGCCACCTGAAGGGGCACGACTTCCTTCACTTCTACGTGCTCGGAGAGATCGGCCGCGCGCGCGCCACGACCGAGCTGTACGACTTCGACGCGCAGGCGCGACGAACGGACCGCCTCGTGCCCGAGTATCCGCACCGGTTCCTGCCCGTCCACGCGCCGCAGGTCGCGATGTTCTTCGCGCCGCTCGCCGGCCTCCCCTACCTCGGCGCGTTGACCGTCTGGCTGCTCGCTTCGGTCGTCGCCTATGCCGCGAGCGTCGCGGCGATGACGCGGTCGCTGCCCGCGCTCGTCCGGTACAGATCGACGGTGGCGATCGCGGCCGCGGCGGCGCCGGCGGCCTACTCGCTCGTCGCGTCCGGCCAGACGTCGGCGTTCACGCTCGCCTGGTTCACCGCCGCGTACTTCGCCGCGCGATCGCGCCGATCGTTCCTGATGGGACTCTGTCTCGGATCGCTGGCGTACAAGCCCACGTTCGGCGTCGTGCTACCGGCGATCTGGATCGCGGCGCGCGACTGGCGCGCGCTGGCCGGTGCCGCGCTCGCGGCCGCCATCCAGGTCGCAGCGGCCGCGGCGTACTTCGGTCCCCACGTTCTCGTCGACTACGCGATCAACTTCCGCGTAGTGTCGCGCGATCTGCCGCTGCTCGAGGCGCAGCCGTGGCTCATGCACACGTTCTCGGCGTTCGTCGCGCTGCTCGGGATGCCGACGACGATCGCGAGAGCGATCACGGCGTTCGGGGCGATCGTCGTCGCCGTCGCGACGGCCCGGATCTGGACGAGCACGGCGCCGCTGTCGCTGCGGTTCAGCGCCGTGCTGCTCGCGACCGTGCTCCTCAGCCCTCATCTCTACGCCTACGATCTCGTCGTCCTCACGCCGGCGCTCCTCTTGACGGTGGCCTGGGCGCTCGACCGTCCATCGCCCGACACACCGCTGCTCGTGGCCGGCTACGCCACCTACCTGCTCCCGGCGTTCGACGGCCTCACGCGCGCGACGCACGTGCAGTGGTCGATCGTCGCGATGGCCGCGTGGCTCGTGATGATCTGGCGGCGCAGGCACCGCGACAGCGTTGCGCACGCTGGCACCGCGCCCGCGGGTCGTGACGACGATGCCTCGCGGGCGGTACGGGTCGGACTGCACTCGGTTGCCCACCGCGGACCGCTCGCGAGCGCCGCGGCGGTGGTCCACCCTGTGCGCCCCCTCAATCAGGCCGATATGTCGGACGAGCCTGGCTCGTCGGAGCCGGGCGGTAGCGCGGCCGCCGGGCGGCGTGCTGCCCAATCTCAGTCCCATGAAGGAGCAGTCATGAAGAGCCTGTTGCAGCGTTTCGTCCGCGAGGAGGAAGGTCAGGACCTGATCGAGTACGCGTTCCTGGCCGTGTTCATCGCGCTCGCGGTGATCGTCGGAATCCAGGCGGTCGCGTCCGGTCTGAACACGCAGTTCTCGAACATCGGCACGCAGGTGTCGTCGTCGTAG
- a CDS encoding prepilin peptidase: protein MLTTAQAAVLVVAGLAAGIDVATRRVPNVLTFGSAAAALVYHAATAGSAGALQSGSGWIVGVALFAPLFIVGGLGAGDVKLLGAVGAWLGPQGVLESAWLSVLAGGVLALAVALRRRYLRTAAANLVAIFACWRATGLRRVPGLTIEDSSGPRLAYATAIAAGTWAAVWRA, encoded by the coding sequence ATGTTGACGACCGCGCAGGCTGCGGTGCTCGTCGTCGCCGGCCTCGCGGCGGGCATCGACGTGGCCACGCGGCGTGTCCCGAACGTGCTCACGTTCGGCAGCGCCGCCGCGGCGCTCGTGTACCACGCGGCGACCGCGGGATCGGCCGGCGCGCTGCAGAGCGGGTCCGGCTGGATCGTCGGCGTCGCGCTCTTCGCGCCGCTGTTCATCGTCGGCGGCCTCGGCGCCGGCGACGTGAAGCTGCTCGGCGCCGTGGGCGCCTGGCTGGGGCCGCAGGGCGTCCTCGAATCCGCGTGGCTGTCGGTGCTGGCGGGCGGCGTGCTCGCGCTCGCGGTTGCGCTGCGCCGCCGGTACCTTCGCACCGCCGCCGCGAATCTCGTCGCCATCTTCGCGTGCTGGCGCGCCACCGGCTTAAGAAGAGTGCCGGGGTTGACGATAGAGGATTCGTCAGGTCCGCGGCTCGCCTATGCAACCGCCATCGCCGCCGGCACGTGGGCGGCCGTGTGGCGGGCCTGA
- the cpaB gene encoding Flp pilus assembly protein CpaB, whose translation MNRSARTITVVGISLVMALAASFLVYRTIKAMPAREVEVAHVFAVVAARPLTVGTLVAEQDVKLVAWPASNPVGGGFDKIADVVSRGIVSPVAENQPLTSATLAPREAGAGLPPTIPTGMRAISVKVNEVIGVAGFVVPGTRVDVLVVLGQVQASGSLARVVVSNVQVLAAGTKYDQDVVKDGEAIPSSVVTLMVTPEDAERIALASTEGQILLTLRNPLDNAPTSSPGVRTTNLITGQSATTPPAAAPAPAPVVRRAPAPKPAAAAPAAAPPPPPPPIYTVETIRAAQRSQETLK comes from the coding sequence ATGAACCGTTCCGCTCGCACCATCACGGTCGTCGGGATCTCGCTGGTCATGGCGCTCGCCGCCAGCTTCCTCGTGTATCGCACCATCAAGGCGATGCCGGCGCGCGAAGTCGAAGTCGCGCACGTCTTCGCGGTGGTGGCGGCCCGGCCGCTCACGGTCGGCACGCTCGTCGCCGAGCAGGACGTGAAGCTCGTCGCCTGGCCGGCGTCGAATCCCGTCGGAGGCGGCTTCGACAAGATCGCGGACGTCGTCTCGCGCGGGATCGTCAGCCCGGTCGCCGAGAACCAGCCGCTCACGTCGGCGACGCTCGCGCCGCGCGAAGCCGGCGCCGGCCTGCCGCCGACGATTCCGACCGGCATGCGCGCGATCTCCGTCAAGGTCAACGAGGTGATCGGCGTCGCCGGCTTCGTCGTGCCCGGCACACGCGTCGACGTGCTCGTCGTGCTCGGACAGGTGCAGGCCTCCGGGAGCCTCGCGCGCGTCGTCGTCAGCAACGTCCAGGTGCTGGCAGCCGGCACGAAGTACGACCAGGACGTCGTCAAGGACGGCGAAGCGATCCCGTCGTCGGTCGTGACGCTGATGGTGACGCCCGAGGACGCGGAGCGGATCGCGCTCGCCTCGACCGAGGGGCAGATCCTGCTGACGCTGCGCAACCCGCTCGACAACGCGCCGACGAGCTCGCCCGGCGTGCGCACGACGAATCTCATCACCGGCCAGTCGGCCACGACGCCGCCCGCCGCCGCGCCGGCGCCGGCACCGGTCGTGCGCCGCGCGCCAGCGCCGAAACCCGCCGCCGCGGCGCCGGCGGCCGCGCCGCCGCCTCCGCCGCCGCCGATCTACACGGTCGAAACGATCCGCGCGGCCCAGCGGTCACAGGAGACGCTCAAGTAA
- a CDS encoding type II and III secretion system protein family protein, producing MHGQFRRLATFGLALAFTAVGRAQAPAPQAAGSRVVLTAGRSVVLATPFDVTRIAVTNPAVADAVVVQPREILVDGKAAGTVSLIVWGGTQRAEYDVIVDPGVSPLQQQLNLIFPGEDIRANQTADAVILTGRVSNTSVMLRAGEVAEAVAPKSKVLNMLQLPSPIDSAQVMLQVRVAEVNRRALTELGVSLFTGATGYKDYIARSTTQQFSAPGFENLQRTTTDGEVTNLSGDLTFSDFLNLFVMNTKYNVGALIKALQTSGHFQSLAEPNLIAYNGQEASFLAGGEVPIPVVQGVAGSISVQYKEFGIRLVFRPTIAGDVIRLRVAPEVSTLDFTNGLSLGGYRIPAITTRRAATDVELRDGQSFAIAGLMNNLAQDTRQAVPWLSKVPILGTFFKSKATAQEQTELMVIVTPHLVRALNPDEVPPLPTSMDRFMPEVGAPAPSR from the coding sequence ATGCACGGCCAGTTTCGTCGGCTGGCGACCTTCGGTCTCGCCCTGGCCTTCACGGCCGTGGGCCGGGCCCAGGCGCCGGCGCCTCAGGCCGCCGGATCGCGCGTCGTGCTGACCGCGGGCCGCTCGGTGGTGCTCGCCACGCCGTTCGACGTCACGCGGATCGCCGTCACGAATCCCGCCGTCGCCGATGCGGTCGTCGTCCAGCCGAGGGAAATCCTCGTGGACGGCAAGGCCGCCGGCACCGTGAGCCTGATCGTCTGGGGCGGCACGCAGCGCGCCGAGTACGACGTCATCGTCGATCCCGGCGTGTCGCCGCTGCAGCAGCAGCTCAACCTCATCTTCCCGGGCGAAGACATCCGGGCGAACCAGACCGCCGACGCCGTCATCCTGACCGGCCGCGTCTCGAACACGAGCGTCATGCTGCGCGCCGGCGAAGTGGCCGAAGCCGTGGCGCCGAAGAGCAAAGTGCTCAACATGCTCCAACTGCCGAGCCCGATCGACAGCGCGCAGGTCATGCTGCAGGTGCGCGTGGCCGAAGTGAACCGCCGCGCGCTCACCGAGCTGGGCGTCTCGCTCTTCACCGGCGCGACCGGCTACAAGGACTACATCGCGCGCAGCACCACGCAGCAGTTCTCCGCGCCGGGCTTCGAGAACCTCCAGCGGACCACCACCGACGGCGAGGTGACGAACCTCTCGGGCGACCTCACGTTCAGCGACTTCCTCAACCTGTTCGTGATGAACACGAAGTACAACGTCGGCGCGCTGATCAAGGCGCTGCAGACGTCGGGTCACTTCCAGAGCCTGGCCGAGCCGAACCTCATCGCCTACAACGGCCAGGAGGCGAGCTTCCTGGCCGGCGGCGAAGTGCCGATCCCCGTCGTGCAGGGCGTCGCGGGATCGATCTCCGTGCAGTACAAGGAGTTCGGGATCCGCCTGGTGTTCCGTCCGACGATCGCCGGCGACGTCATCCGGCTGCGGGTGGCGCCGGAAGTCAGCACGCTCGACTTCACCAACGGCCTGTCGCTCGGCGGCTACCGCATCCCGGCGATCACCACGCGCCGGGCGGCCACCGACGTGGAGCTCAGGGACGGCCAGTCGTTCGCGATCGCCGGCCTCATGAACAACCTCGCGCAGGACACGCGGCAGGCGGTGCCCTGGCTGAGCAAGGTGCCGATCCTCGGGACGTTCTTCAAGAGCAAGGCCACGGCGCAGGAGCAGACGGAGCTGATGGTGATCGTCACGCCGCACCTCGTGCGCGCGCTGAACCCGGACGAAGTGCCACCGCTGCCGACGTCGATGGATCGGTTCATGCCCGAGGTGGGCGCCCCGGCGCCGTCCCGGTAG
- a CDS encoding AAA family ATPase yields MTVTLVGAQDRALDERLRATGVQPAHLPLGELAALAQPVAAVPDVLVLDLRGQAQVPPVLAAIRRHHPDTNLVVVTATLEPAFMLDAMRAGVTECVTDLAKGDLEAALARLASERTAPDTGEVFVLLGAKGGVGTTTAAVNLATALGKVAGAATLLLDLHLSSGDAALYLGVEPRFSVIDALENTHRLDVAYFRSLVERTKFGVDLLASSDRSSASPIDAPRIRTLIDFAARHYRYTVVDVPRSDTVVLDALEGANRIVVVANQELATVRGAARAVNTLRQRYGRDKVTVVLSRSDRRAEIGTEDLERAIGATVSHVLPSDYRLALDALNRGRPLVMESQSALAAAFVAYARDLSGVKTDAGATSGFLGLLRRRA; encoded by the coding sequence ATGACAGTCACACTGGTCGGTGCCCAGGATCGCGCGCTCGACGAACGGCTGCGCGCCACGGGCGTACAACCGGCGCACCTGCCGCTCGGCGAGCTCGCGGCGCTCGCGCAGCCGGTGGCCGCCGTGCCGGACGTGCTGGTGCTCGATCTGCGCGGCCAGGCGCAGGTGCCGCCGGTGCTCGCCGCCATCCGCCGCCACCATCCGGACACGAACCTGGTGGTCGTCACGGCGACGCTCGAACCCGCGTTCATGCTGGACGCGATGCGCGCGGGCGTCACCGAGTGCGTGACCGACCTCGCGAAGGGCGACCTCGAAGCCGCGCTCGCGCGGCTCGCGAGCGAGCGCACCGCGCCCGACACGGGCGAGGTGTTCGTGCTGCTCGGCGCCAAGGGCGGCGTCGGCACGACGACCGCCGCGGTGAACCTCGCGACGGCGCTCGGCAAGGTGGCGGGCGCGGCGACGCTGCTGCTCGATCTGCACCTGTCGAGCGGCGATGCCGCGCTCTACCTGGGCGTCGAGCCGCGGTTCTCGGTCATCGACGCGCTCGAGAACACGCACCGGCTCGACGTCGCGTACTTCCGCAGCCTGGTCGAGCGGACGAAGTTCGGCGTCGACCTGCTCGCCTCGTCCGATCGCTCGTCCGCCTCGCCGATCGACGCGCCGCGCATCCGCACGCTGATCGATTTCGCGGCGCGCCACTACCGGTACACCGTCGTCGACGTGCCGCGTTCCGACACGGTGGTCCTCGACGCCCTCGAGGGCGCCAACCGGATCGTCGTCGTCGCCAACCAGGAGCTCGCGACCGTGCGCGGGGCGGCGCGCGCCGTCAACACCCTACGCCAGCGCTACGGCCGCGACAAGGTCACGGTCGTGCTCAGCCGGTCGGACCGCCGCGCGGAGATCGGCACCGAGGATCTCGAGCGCGCCATCGGCGCGACCGTCTCGCACGTGCTGCCGAGCGACTACCGGCTGGCGCTCGACGCGCTCAACCGGGGCCGGCCGCTCGTCATGGAGTCGCAGTCGGCGCTCGCCGCGGCGTTCGTCGCCTACGCGCGCGATCTGTCCGGCGTCAAGACCGACGCGGGCGCCACATCCGGGTTCCTCGGCCTGCTCAGGCGGCGGGCCTGA